In the genome of Paenibacillus pabuli, the window TTCTACTGCTTGTATTTTGCAAGATAAGCTTGGTGCCAAGGGTGCTGCGGCATTTGATTTGTCTGCTGCCTGCTCCGGATTTGTATACGGTCTGGCAACAGCAACAAGCTTTATCCAAAGCGGCATGTACAACAATGCACTTGTTATTGGTGCAGATTGCTTGTCTCGAATTACTGACTATACCGACCGTAATACCTGTGTGCTGTTTGGTGACGGAGCGGGCGCGGTTATTGTTGGTGAAGTGCCAGAAGGCCGTGGATTTAAATCATTTGATCTCGGAGCTGAAGGCGCGGGCGGAAGCCTGCTTCAAATGGAGGGCGGAGGTTCACGTCTGCCTGCATCCGTAGAAACGGTTGAGAACAAAAAACATTACATTTATATGAATGGCCGTGAAGTGTTTAAATTTGCAGTACGGGTGATGGGTACAGCGACAGTGGAAGTGCTGCGCAAGGCTGGCCTGGAACGCACGGACGTGGATCTGTTTGTTCCTCACCAAGCCAATATCCGGATTATTCAATCTGCAATGCAGCGGCTTGAACTTCCTGAAGAGAAAGTTGTAGTCAATGTGGATAAATACGCCAACACATCCGCGGCTTCCATTCCGCTTGCTCTGGTAGAAGCTGCTGAAGAAGGCCGTATGAAAGCCGGGGATACCGTACTTATGGTTGGTTTTGGTGGCGGATTGACGTGGGGCGCATCGGTGCTCGTTTGGTAAACTAGACAGCTGGGAGAGATGAATGGCATGGGTAAAATAGCATTTGTATTTCCCGGACAGGGATCGCAGACTGTGGGTATGGCCAAGGACGCGTATGAGTCTGTGCCTGCGGCAGCAGAGGTTTTTCGCACAGCCGATGAAACGCTGGGTTTCTCGCTGAGCAATCTTATTTTTGAGGGACCAGAGACCGAGTTGAAACAGACATCAAATACGCAACCGGCTCTGCTGACAGCAAGTATTGCCTTGCTTGAGGCTTTTAAAGAAAAAGGAATTCAGCCTGATTATATGGCCGGACACAGTCTGGGTGAATACAGTGCACTGGTCGCGGCGGGCGTTCTTTCGTTCGCGGACGCGGTAAGCATTGTGCGGGCACGCGGTCAGTATATGGAACAGGCTGTACCTGGTGGACAGGGAGCGATGGCTGCGGTATTGGGTGCGGATCGGGAAGCGCTGGGGGTGCTTTGCCAGGACGTATCCGAAAGTGGTCATGCAGTTGAACTTGCCAACATCAACTGTCCGGGGCAAATCGTGATTTCCGGTGTGAAGGAAGGGGTAGCTGCTGTCGCCGAACGGGTTAAGGAAG includes:
- a CDS encoding beta-ketoacyl-ACP synthase III, translating into MNNLRPVGVIGTGKYVPEKILTNSDLEKMVDTNDEWIVSRTGIKERHIAAPDQATSDLAYEAAIKALESAGMTGSDLDLIIVATITPDSSFPSTACILQDKLGAKGAAAFDLSAACSGFVYGLATATSFIQSGMYNNALVIGADCLSRITDYTDRNTCVLFGDGAGAVIVGEVPEGRGFKSFDLGAEGAGGSLLQMEGGGSRLPASVETVENKKHYIYMNGREVFKFAVRVMGTATVEVLRKAGLERTDVDLFVPHQANIRIIQSAMQRLELPEEKVVVNVDKYANTSAASIPLALVEAAEEGRMKAGDTVLMVGFGGGLTWGASVLVW
- the fabD gene encoding ACP S-malonyltransferase; translation: MGKIAFVFPGQGSQTVGMAKDAYESVPAAAEVFRTADETLGFSLSNLIFEGPETELKQTSNTQPALLTASIALLEAFKEKGIQPDYMAGHSLGEYSALVAAGVLSFADAVSIVRARGQYMEQAVPGGQGAMAAVLGADREALGVLCQDVSESGHAVELANINCPGQIVISGVKEGVAAVAERVKEAGGKRAITLEVSGPFHSSLMKDAAEKLAEKLQTVSFSSGLIPVVANVTARPVEDGKVQELLTAQVYSPVLWEDSVTWLIEQGVDTFIEIGSGSVLTGLIKKTDKTVKLYNVNSLETLEATASELEGVI